One genomic region from Cucumis melo cultivar AY chromosome 9, USDA_Cmelo_AY_1.0, whole genome shotgun sequence encodes:
- the LOC103482681 gene encoding geraniol 8-hydroxylase-like has product MDFFTFPFFIFLIFTFITLSRLIPANRNPKLPPGPTPLPIIGNLLALGDKPHESFTNLAKSYGPIMSLKLGQVTAIVFSTAETIQQVLQTHDNVLSYRFIPDAATVYDHAELGLPWIPISPNYKNHKKIFNNYLLSPKALDASRNLRRMRIDKLLDNIRRCAVNGEVVDVGRTLFSMALNLISYSIWSMDLVDTDSEMIKEFKTTLRGSLEEMGRPNISDFFPVLKKMDIQGVRRRTAVHFGKILGLIDEMIDKRLKMQESPDFTPKNDMLHHLLNMKEDNNQIPLDRNQIKHSIFVLFTAGPDAAGSIAQWAMAYLLKNPKVMCKAKEELMEVIGKGNSIEESHMEKLPYLQAIIKEALRMQSSLLIPRRAESEVTISGFTIPKGAQIIVNLWASCRDPNLWENPDMFIPERFLESKGRNFEFIPFGNGRRTCPGQGMGMRMLHLMVGSLIHYFNWKLEDGITPENLNMDAKFGISLAKAQPLRAIPLLV; this is encoded by the exons ATGGACTTCTTCACCTTCcctttcttcatcttcctcatcttcACTTTCATTACCCTCTCCCGTCTAATTCCGGCAAACCGAAACCCCAAGCTTCCCCCCGGACCAACACCTCTTCCCATCATCGGAAACCTCTTGGCTCTTGGAGACAAACCCCACGAATCTTTCACCAATCTCGCCAAGTCTTACGGTCCAATTATGTCGTTAAAGCTTGGCCAAGTCACCGCCATCGTATTTTCGACCGCAGAAACAATCCAACAAGTTCTTCAAACACATGACAATGTCTTGTCATATAGATTCATTCCTGATGCGGCAACAGTTTACGACCATGCCGAACTAGGACTCCCATGGATTCCCATCTCTCCTAATTAcaaaaaccataaaaaaatcttCAACAACTATCTTTTATCTCCCAAGGCTCTCGACGCCAGTCGAAATCTTCGCCGCATGAGGATAGACAAGCTTCTTGATAACATCCGACGATGTGCAGTGAATGGCGAGGTGGTGGACGTTGGAAGAACTTTATTTTCAATGGCGCTTAATTTGATATCGTATTCCATTTGGTCTATGGATTTGGTGGACACGGATTCGGAAATGATTAAAGAATTCAAGACGACCCTGAGGGGAAGCTTGGAAGAAATGGGAAGACCTAATATTAGTGATTTTTTTCCTGTGTTGAAGAAGATGGATATTCAAGGTGTAAGGAGACGCACCGCCGTTCATTTTGGAAAGATATTAGGTTTGATTGATGAGATGATTGATAAACGGTTGAAGATGCAAGAATCACCTGATTTCACACCTAAAAATGATATGCTACATCATCTTCTCAACATGAAGGAGGACAACAATCAGATTCCTCTTGATAGAAACCAAATCAAACATTCAATATTC GTTTTATTTACGGCAGGCCCAGATGCAGCAGGATCAATAGCTCAATGGGCAATGGCATATCTCTTAAAAAATCCAAAAGTGATGTGTAAAGCCAAAGAAGAACTAATGGAAGTGATAGGAAAAGGTAATTCAATTGAAGAATCACACATGGAGAAGCTTCCATATCTACAAGCAATCATCAAAGAAGCCTTAAGAATGCAATCATCACTTCTTATTCCACGTAGAGCAGAATCAGAAGTAACAATTTCAGGCTTCACAATTCCAAAAGGGGCTCAAATTATTGTGAATTTATGGGCTTCATGTAGAGACCCAAATTTGTGGGAAAATCCAGATATGTTCATACCAGAAAGGTtcttagaaagtaaaggaagaAATTTTGAGTTTATTCCATTTGGTAATGGGAGGAGGACGTGTCCTGGTCAGGGAATGGGAATGAGGATGTTGCATTTAATGGTTGGTTCTTTGATTCATTATTTTAATTGGAAGCTGGAAGATGGAATTACGCCTGAAAATTTGAATATGGATGCAAAATTTGGTATTAGTCTTGCCAAAGCTCAACCACTACGAGCTATACCTCTTCTTGTCTAA
- the LOC103482682 gene encoding geraniol 8-hydroxylase-like — translation MELMMCMLFVSFIVSCLSLLLLFNSSNKRTHSKLPPGPKGYLVIGNLMDIGDKPHQSLANLAKSHGPIMSLKLGQMTSIVISSAAMAKEVLQTHDQQLCDRTIPCSSAVYDHDKLGFPWLPVSDVWRTLRKVCNNHMFSQKILDSTEIIRRKQIQRLLDNVREKALKGEAVDIEKAAFGTILNMLSNMIFSVDLADPNSEWAKELKETVWGIMEESGKPDIGDYFPLLKKMDIKGSRRRMMVYIKKFLDMIGDMMEKRMELEDMEENHDMLYNLLNLATENDGSIFDIYLIKHLILVLLPAGSDTTTSMVEWAMAELLKNPEALSKARRELMEVVGKNRPIEELDLSKLPFLQAIAKETLRLHPPVPLLLPRKAREDTEIGGFIVPKDAQVIVNAWYIQRDRDIWEDGELFKPERFLELSEIDYKGRNMELIPFGAGRRICPGLPLANRMGLWILGSLIHSFDWKLEDGITPKNMNMDEKVGLTLVMAHPLKAIPIIV, via the exons ATGGAGTTAATGATGTGTATGCTCTTTGTTTCCTTCATCGTCTCATGCCTCTCCCTTCTTCTACTCTTCAATTCAAGTAACAAAAGAACCCATTCCAAGCTCCCTCCTGGCCCAAAAGGTTACTTAGTCATTGGAAATTTAATGGATATTGGTGACAAACCCCACCAATCTTTAGCCAATCTAGCCAAGTCCCATGGCCCCATCATGAGCCTCAAACTAGGCCAAATGACCTCCATAGTGATCTCCTCAGCAGCCATGGCTAAGGAAGTCCTCCAAACCCATGACCAACAATTATGTGACCGTACAATCCCGTGCTCGTCCGCAGTTTACGACCACGACAAACTCGGTTTCCCCTGGCTTCCAGTGTCTGACGTCTGGAGAACCCTTCGAAAAGTATGCAACAATCATATGTTTTCTCAGAAGATTCTCGACTCGACCGAAATCATTCGCCGAAAGCAAATCCAACGACTTCTAGACAACGTACGAGAAAAGGCTTTGAAAGGCGAGGCTGTAGATATTGAAAAAGCTGCGTTTGGGACCATTCTCAATATGCTTTCGAACATGATTTTTTCGGTGGATTTAGCGGACCCGAATTCAGAATGGGCGAAAGAATTGAAAGAAACTGTGTGGGGGATTATGGAGGAGTCTGGCAAACCGGACATTGGAGATTATTTTCCTTTGTTGAAGAAGATGGATATTAAAGGTAGTCGAAGGCGTATGATGGTTTATATTAAGAAATTTTTGGACATGATTGGGGATATGATGGAGAAGCGAATGGAGTTGGAAGATATGGAAGAAAATCATGATATGCTTTACAATCTTCTCAATCTTGCAACAGAAAATGATGGCTCCATCTTCGATATCTATTTAATCAAGCATTTAATATTG GTTCTATTGCCCGCCGGTAGCGACACGACTACATCGATGGTGGAATGGGCAATGGCAGAACTATTAAAGAACCCAGAAGCACTATCAAAAGCAAGAAGAGAACTCATGGAAGTTGTGGGAAAAAACAGGCCAATTGAAGAATTAGATTTGTCAAAGCTCCCTTTTCTTCAAGCAATTGCAAAAGAAACTCTTAGATTGCACCCACCAGTTCCTTTACTATTGCCAAGAAAGGCAAGAGAAGACACTGAAATTGGAGGCTTTATAGTACCAAAAGATGCTCAAGTTATTGTGAATGCGTGGTATATTCAAAGGGACAGAGACATTTGGGAAGATGGTGAATTGTTCAAACCAGAAAGATTCTTGGAGCTTTCAGAGATTGATTACAAAGGTAGAAACATGGAATTGATTCCATTTGGTGCTGGTAGAAGAATTTGCCCTGGATTGCCTTTGGCTAATAGAATGGGGCTTTGGATTCTTGGTTCTTTAATTCATTCTTTTGATTGGAAGCTTGAAGATGGAATCACACCGAAAAACATGAACATGGATGAAAAAGTTGGTCTCACTTTGGTTATGGCTCATCCACTTAAAGCTATTCCTATCATTGTTTGA
- the LOC103482683 gene encoding subtilisin-like protease 4 codes for MVFLPFICIFFFLNFHGYVAMKTELSSTSNTNLQTYIVHVKQPVLEILGDTIDLQNWYTSFLPETIEASSDEQPRLLYSYRHVMSGFSARLTKEQVKAMEEKDGFISAMPETTLNLHTTHTPEYLGLNKHFGLWKNSNFGKGVIIGVLDTGIHPNHPSFNDEGMSSPPAKWKGRCEFGASICNNKLIGARTFNLANNFVIGKSPNDENGHGTHTASTAAGTFVKGAEALGNARGKAVGMAPLAHIAMYKVCSPNGCSSSDILAALDAAIDDGVDVLSLSLGAPSTPFFRDTIAMGAFAAIKKGIFVSCSAGNSGPSKNTLANEAPWILTVGASTIDRKIVALAKLGSGEVYTGESLFQPRNFPSKFLPLVYAGKSGIEGSEYCIQGSLEKLNVTGKVVVCERGGGISRVAKGLVVKNGGGAAMILINQKPEGFSTLAEAHVLPTTHLSYEDGLKIKAYINSSHNPKASISFKGTLLGNRATTFSPAMASFSSRGPCQASPGILKPDITGPGVNILAAWPFPLNNNTNTNTKSTFNVISGTSMSCPHLSGIAALIKSYHPNWSPAAIKSAIMTSADVRNPQGKPIMDQDLKPANFFAMGSGHVNPSKAANPGLVYDIQPDDYIPYLCHLYTDAQVSIIVRKQVTCSTVPRIREGDLNYPSFAVSLGAGSQTFNRTVTNVGDANSVYYPIVEAPAGVSVKVTPSNLKFSKLNEKVTYSVTFSRIDFVRTTSEFSEGYLIWVSKKLMVRSPISVKLT; via the coding sequence AtggtttttcttcctttcatttGTATATTTTTCTTCCTAAACTTTCATGGCTATGTTGCCATGAAAACTGAGCTTTCAAGTACTTCCAACACCAATTTACAAACCTACATTGTCCATGTAAAGCAGCCAGTGCTTGAGATTTTGGGTGACACCATTGATCTCCAAAATTGGTACACATCATTCTTACCAGAAACCATCGAAGCGTCATCCGACGAACAACCACGGTTACTTTATTCATATCGACACGTGATGAGTGGTTTCTCTGCAAGACTTACAAAAGAGCAAGTTAAAGCAATGGAAGAGAAGGATGGTTTCATCTCGGCCATGCCTGAAACCACATTGAATTTGCACACAACTCATACACCTGAATATTTGGGGTTGAACAAACATTTTGGGTTATGGAAGAATTCAAACTTTGGTAAAGGAGTGATCATAGGAGTATTGGATACTGGAATTCATCCAAATCATCCTTCGTTTAACGATGAAGGAATGTCGTCACCACCGGCGAAATGGAAAGGGAGATGCGAATTTGGTGCTTCTATTTGTAATAACAAGTTGATTGGTGCAAGAACTTTCAATCTTGCTAATAATTTCGTGATTGGGAAATCACCAAATGATGAAAATGGACATGGCACACACACAGCAAGCACAGCTGCAGGCACTTTCGTTAAAGGTGCTGAAGCTTTGGGAAATGCAAGAGGCAAAGCTGTTGGAATGGCACCTTTAGCTCATATTGCAATGTATAAAGTTTGTTCTCCAAATGGTTGTTCGAGTAGTGATATACTCGCTGCGTTAGATGCTGCAATCGACGACGGTGTTGACGTGCTCTCGCTCTCCCTCGGTGCCCCATCGACTCCATTTTTCAGAGACACTATTGCCATGGGGGCATTTGCAGCCATTAAAAAGGGAATTTTTGTGAGTTGTTCAGCTGGGAATTCAGGCCCTTCCAAAAACACATTAGCCAACGAAGCACCATGGATTCTAACTGTTGGAGCAAGCACTATTGATCGAAAAATCGTGGCATTGGCAAAGCTTGGAAGTGGCGAAGTCTACACCGGTGAATCTCTGTTCCAGCCCAGAAATTTTCCATCAAAATTCTTACCACTTGTATACGCTGGCAAAAGCGGAATCGAAGGGTCTGAATATTGTATTCAAGGTTCCCTTGAAAAGCTGAATGTGACAGGAAAAGTCGTGGTATGTGAACGAGGAGGAGGAATAAGCAGAGTAGCAAAAGGGTTGGTTGTGAAAAATGGTGGTGGAGCTGCCATGATTCTTATAAACCAAAAACCAGAAGGGTTTAGTACTTTAGCTGAAGCTCATGTTCTTCCAACGACTCATTTAAGCTATGAAGATGGACTTAAAATCAAAGCATATATAAATTCATCACATAATCCAAAAGCTTCAATTTCATTTAAAGGAACTCTGCTTGGAAACAGAGCCACCACTTTCTCCCCTGCCATGGCTTCTTTTTCTTCACGAGGGCCATGTCAAGCAAGCCCTGGGATCTTGAAACCTGACATAACGGGCCCTGGTGTCAACATTCTCGCAGCTTGGCCATTCCCATTAAACAACAACACGAACACGAACACAAAATCGACGTTTAATGTTATATCAGGAACATCAATGTCTTGTCCTCATTTAAGTGGAATTGCAGCTTTGATCAAGAGTTATCATCCTAATTGGTCCCCTGCTGCCATTAAATCTGCTATTATGACCTCTGCAGATGTAAGAAATCCTCAAGGGAAACCAATCATGGATCAAGATTTGAAACCAGCAAACTTTTTCGCTATGGGGTCCGGACATGTTAATCCATCAAAAGCAGCTAACCCAGGATTGGTCTATGACATTCAGCCTGATGATTATATTCCTTATCTTTGCCATTTGTACACAGATGCTCAAGTGTCGATTATTGTTCGTAAACAAGTAACGTGTTCGACGGTGCCAAGAATACGAGAAGGGGATTTGAATTATCCATCGTTTGCTGTGAGTTTAGGAGCTGGTTCACAGACGTTTAATAGAACAGTGACGAATGTGGGTGATGCTAATTCAGTTTATTACCCCATTGTTGAGGCACCAGCTGGAGTTTCAGTGAAAGTTACACCAAGCAATTTGAAGTTCTCAAAGTTGAATGAAAAAGTGACATATTCGGTAACCTTCAGCCGGATTGACTTTGTTCGAACAACGAGTGAATTCAGTGAAGGGTATCTCATATGGGTTTCTAAAAAACTCATGGTGAGGAGTCCAATCTCTGTGAAGCTCACCTAA